A stretch of Haloprofundus halophilus DNA encodes these proteins:
- a CDS encoding DNA topoisomerase IV subunit A translates to MSSDTELQEEKARERLIDLAVEFYDQFAGGQIPEMKLPTRTKSNIEYDEDSHVWVYGDRTSTRSANSVRGARKLLKAVYTIDFLAQQLEEDRSSTLRELYYLSESWDSEEAGFNDQDESNQLVEDLEIVSKVTREDFHMRPEESGATLMGPLRIREQTRRGEREIHCQEDVGEGGYQIPNNPDTIEFLDHDIEFVLCVETGGMRDRLVENGFDEDHGAMVVHLKGQPARATRRITKRLHDELDLPVVVFTDGDPWSYRIYGSVAYGSIKSAHLSEYLATPEAKFVGIQPQDIVDYDLPTDPLSDSDINALESELDDPRFQTEYWTEQIELQLDIGKKAEQQALASRGLDFVTDTYLPERLGEMGIL, encoded by the coding sequence ATGAGTTCAGACACGGAGTTACAGGAGGAGAAAGCCCGCGAGCGTCTCATCGACCTCGCGGTGGAGTTCTACGACCAGTTCGCCGGCGGGCAGATTCCGGAGATGAAACTGCCCACCCGGACGAAGAGCAACATCGAGTACGACGAGGACAGCCACGTCTGGGTGTACGGCGACCGGACGAGCACCCGCAGCGCCAACAGCGTCCGCGGCGCGCGGAAACTGCTCAAAGCCGTCTACACCATCGACTTCCTCGCCCAGCAGTTGGAGGAGGACCGCTCGTCGACGCTGCGTGAGTTGTACTACCTCTCGGAGTCGTGGGACTCCGAGGAGGCCGGCTTCAACGACCAGGACGAGTCGAACCAGCTGGTCGAGGACCTCGAAATCGTCTCGAAAGTCACCCGCGAGGACTTCCACATGCGCCCCGAGGAGTCGGGCGCGACGCTGATGGGGCCGCTCCGCATCCGCGAGCAGACGCGGCGCGGAGAGCGCGAAATCCACTGTCAGGAGGACGTCGGCGAGGGCGGCTATCAGATCCCGAACAACCCCGACACCATCGAATTCCTCGACCACGACATCGAGTTCGTCCTCTGCGTGGAGACCGGCGGGATGCGCGACCGACTCGTCGAGAACGGCTTCGACGAGGACCACGGCGCGATGGTCGTCCACCTGAAGGGCCAACCCGCCCGCGCGACCCGCCGCATCACGAAGCGACTGCACGACGAACTCGACCTACCCGTCGTGGTGTTCACTGACGGCGACCCGTGGTCGTACCGCATCTACGGCTCCGTCGCCTACGGGTCTATCAAATCCGCGCACCTCTCTGAGTACCTCGCCACGCCCGAGGCGAAGTTCGTCGGCATCCAACCGCAGGACATCGTCGACTACGACCTGCCGACGGACCCGCTCAGCGACTCGGACATCAACGCGCTCGAAAGCGAGTTGGACGACCCGCGGTTCCAGACGGAGTACTGGACCGAACAGATAGAGCTCCAACTCGACATCGGCAAGAAGGCCGAACAGCAGGCGCTCGCGTCCCGGGGGCTGGACTTCGTCACCGACACCTACCTCCCCGAGCGACTCGGCGAGATGGGTATCCTGTAG
- a CDS encoding DMT family transporter: MSGDAEPDSRSETVGVTLVVVSAFGFGTLAVLGEFAFDAGLNISSVLALRFALAAALVWTLLAARRRRSDASGRLRLRGRLLAVAVGLGLVGYTGQSALFFWGLEYLTAGVTTLVLYTYPAFVLVLSALFLGEPLTRRRLVALPLVLGGVALVAGVDPAGVAPFGVAIVLGSALVYSGYIVVSRVALADTDGLLLAGYVLPAAAVSFFVYGTATGSLALPATTTAWSTVLGIAVLSTVVPVVTFFGGIRRIGASRAGLVSTVEPIVAVVLGVLLLDEPFPPAAFVGGALVLVGVWLIHAES, from the coding sequence ATGAGCGGAGACGCCGAACCGGACTCTCGCTCCGAGACCGTCGGAGTTACGTTGGTCGTCGTCTCCGCGTTCGGCTTCGGCACGCTGGCGGTTCTCGGGGAGTTCGCCTTCGACGCGGGGTTGAACATCTCGTCGGTGCTCGCGCTGCGCTTCGCGCTGGCGGCGGCTCTCGTCTGGACGCTCCTCGCCGCGCGTCGACGCCGGTCCGACGCGTCCGGGCGGCTACGACTCCGCGGACGACTCCTCGCCGTCGCGGTCGGACTCGGCCTCGTCGGATACACGGGACAGAGCGCGCTGTTCTTCTGGGGGCTCGAGTATCTCACCGCCGGCGTGACGACGCTCGTGCTCTACACGTACCCGGCGTTCGTGCTCGTGCTCTCGGCGCTGTTTCTCGGCGAACCGCTGACGCGACGGCGACTCGTCGCCCTCCCGCTCGTCCTCGGCGGGGTAGCGCTCGTCGCGGGCGTCGACCCCGCCGGCGTCGCCCCCTTCGGGGTCGCCATCGTCCTCGGGTCGGCGCTCGTCTACTCGGGCTACATCGTCGTCAGCCGGGTCGCGCTCGCGGACACCGACGGTCTCCTGCTCGCGGGGTACGTCCTCCCGGCGGCCGCGGTTTCGTTCTTCGTCTACGGGACCGCCACCGGCTCGCTGGCGTTGCCGGCGACGACCACCGCCTGGTCGACGGTCCTCGGTATCGCCGTGCTGTCGACGGTGGTCCCCGTCGTGACGTTCTTCGGCGGTATCCGGCGAATCGGTGCGTCGCGGGCCGGTCTCGTCAGTACGGTCGAGCCGATAGTCGCCGTCGTCCTCGGCGTACTGCTGCTCGACGAACCGTTCCCGCCGGCGGCGTTCGTCGGCGGCGCGCTCGTCCTCGTCGGCGTCTGGCTCATCCACGCGGAGTCTTGA
- a CDS encoding zinc ribbon domain-containing protein produces the protein MVPESETPNFCADCGARLAAGASFCSRCGTAVSSSTESAASATLSPFRRRVREYTVHGWEIEQDYGDRVVVRKRGFGSIPVHVLLFLVTGGVGNAVYAWYRYSPGASRAELRADGTERWVDGRSESRSKFGVDLATAGGFVAGILLVFVSLAVFSIGVLGVGDLLVGLLLLTAGLGLLPPVRKRLDREQSLTTFGRNRSVDTEAAGERERCVVCGERARGGVKRTFAEKTYLAGVPVKTHEEGSNSYCRRCAAEEDVGASAVEREPSELRETA, from the coding sequence ATGGTCCCCGAATCGGAGACACCGAACTTCTGTGCGGACTGCGGTGCCCGCCTCGCGGCGGGGGCGTCGTTCTGTTCGCGGTGCGGAACGGCCGTCTCGTCCTCCACCGAGTCGGCCGCGAGCGCGACGCTCTCCCCGTTCCGCCGGCGAGTCCGCGAGTACACCGTCCACGGCTGGGAGATAGAACAGGACTACGGCGACAGGGTCGTCGTCAGGAAGCGCGGGTTCGGGTCGATTCCGGTCCACGTCCTGTTGTTCCTCGTTACCGGCGGTGTGGGCAACGCCGTCTACGCGTGGTACCGCTACTCGCCCGGCGCGTCGCGGGCGGAACTGAGAGCCGACGGCACCGAGCGGTGGGTCGACGGTCGGTCGGAGAGTCGCTCGAAGTTCGGCGTCGACCTCGCGACGGCGGGCGGCTTCGTCGCCGGTATTCTGCTCGTGTTCGTGTCGCTCGCCGTGTTTTCGATAGGCGTCCTCGGCGTCGGAGATCTGCTCGTCGGACTGCTGCTCCTGACTGCGGGACTGGGGCTGCTGCCGCCGGTCCGAAAGCGACTCGACAGGGAGCAGTCGTTGACGACGTTCGGCCGAAACCGGAGCGTCGACACCGAAGCCGCCGGCGAGCGCGAGCGCTGCGTCGTCTGCGGCGAGCGCGCCCGCGGCGGCGTGAAGCGAACGTTCGCCGAGAAGACGTACCTCGCCGGGGTTCCGGTGAAGACGCACGAGGAGGGGTCGAACAGCTACTGTCGTCGCTGTGCGGCCGAGGAGGACGTGGGCGCGTCGGCCGTCGAGCGAGAACCGAGCGAACTCCGCGAGACAGCCTGA
- a CDS encoding alpha/beta fold hydrolase yields the protein MRNRIDYGHLDGRHPYHRVGNGPRRLVVFPGLSDPLSGREPSRLVAELLANYAYRRYTDEYTVWVVSRPRGMPAGHTTRDMAADYAEVVADIGSASILGLSMGGLVAQHFAADYPELTRRLVLGVSGCYVGQRGADTLGRWSSWAERGDWREILLDSVAVTYGGYRSLVYPPLLRLVGDASVPDPLVGSDVSVSCRACLEHDTRRRLVDVDAPTLVIGGAHDHFFTEEILRETAAGIPDGRLALLGGVGHGALEERRATADATIRRFLRDRSEAVAQLD from the coding sequence GTGCGCAATCGCATCGACTACGGCCATCTCGACGGGCGACACCCCTACCACCGGGTCGGTAACGGCCCGCGCCGACTCGTCGTCTTTCCGGGTCTGAGCGACCCTCTCTCGGGGAGAGAGCCATCCCGCTTAGTCGCCGAACTGCTCGCGAACTACGCCTACCGTCGCTACACCGACGAGTACACCGTCTGGGTCGTCAGCCGTCCGCGGGGGATGCCCGCCGGGCACACGACCCGCGACATGGCCGCCGACTACGCGGAGGTGGTGGCCGATATCGGATCGGCGTCGATTCTCGGTCTCTCGATGGGAGGGCTGGTCGCCCAGCACTTCGCCGCCGACTACCCCGAGTTGACTCGGCGTCTCGTCCTCGGCGTCAGCGGCTGTTACGTCGGCCAACGCGGTGCCGACACGCTCGGGCGGTGGTCCTCCTGGGCCGAGCGGGGCGACTGGCGCGAGATTCTCCTCGACAGCGTCGCCGTGACGTACGGCGGCTATCGCTCGTTGGTCTACCCGCCACTGCTCCGGCTGGTCGGCGACGCGTCGGTTCCGGACCCTCTCGTCGGCTCGGACGTCTCCGTCTCCTGTCGTGCGTGTCTCGAACACGATACGCGGCGGCGACTCGTCGACGTCGACGCGCCGACGCTCGTCATCGGCGGCGCGCACGACCACTTCTTCACCGAGGAGATTCTGCGCGAGACGGCCGCGGGGATTCCCGACGGTCGACTCGCACTGCTCGGCGGCGTCGGACACGGCGCGCTCGAAGAGCGGCGGGCGACCGCCGACGCGACGATACGGCGATTCCTGCGCGACCGAAGCGAAGCGGTGGCGCAACTCGACTGA
- a CDS encoding MBL fold metallo-hydrolase, which produces MTIRHDGLSVDWFGYATVRIETPEGFVAYLDPGRYGVLDGYDAGDGDLVCVTHVHHYDPDAIERVAKEDATVVAYGGIDAGDTDRDVTPLDRLDYEVVTLGQEDRFSVDGADVWTLPAYNEPGGPHTREDGEPYHPEGFGVGYLLAVGGRTVFWPGDSDALEGHEQLEVSLFLPPIGGAFTMDRGEAADLAETLDPDLVLPIHYDTFEDLETDSRAFAADVASRGVPVVLDER; this is translated from the coding sequence ATGACGATTCGACACGACGGTCTCTCCGTCGATTGGTTCGGGTACGCGACGGTCAGAATCGAGACGCCCGAGGGGTTCGTCGCCTACCTCGACCCCGGTCGCTACGGCGTCCTCGACGGCTACGACGCCGGAGACGGTGATCTGGTCTGCGTCACGCACGTTCACCACTACGACCCCGACGCCATCGAACGCGTAGCGAAGGAGGACGCGACGGTCGTCGCTTACGGCGGTATCGACGCCGGCGATACGGACCGCGACGTGACGCCGCTCGACCGACTCGACTACGAGGTGGTGACGCTCGGTCAGGAGGACCGCTTCTCGGTCGACGGCGCGGACGTGTGGACGCTCCCGGCGTACAACGAACCGGGCGGCCCCCACACCCGCGAGGACGGCGAACCCTACCACCCGGAAGGGTTCGGCGTCGGCTACCTCCTCGCGGTGGGCGGCCGGACCGTCTTCTGGCCGGGCGACTCCGACGCGCTGGAGGGTCACGAGCAACTGGAGGTGTCGCTGTTCCTGCCGCCCATCGGCGGCGCGTTCACGATGGACCGCGGGGAGGCCGCCGACCTCGCGGAGACGCTCGACCCCGACCTCGTCCTTCCCATCCACTACGACACGTTCGAGGACTTGGAGACCGACTCGCGCGCGTTCGCCGCCGACGTCGCGTCGCGGGGCGTCCCCGTCGTGCTGGACGAGCGGTGA
- the ligA gene encoding ATP-dependent DNA ligase LigA — MEFAAFADRAAAIEAESADLEIVSLLAETFLEAGPELPVVARFVQGRVFPAWRSATLDIGPSLCYEAIARAAGRNVDASDVESKLAETGEIGAVAASYEFGGQRGLAAFGTGGAADLTVAEVDETLRALAAATGSGSQDRKVDTLFGLFNRTSPEEARYLARIVLSEMRIGVGEGAVRDAISEAFEVPTESVERALQVSNDYGHVAEIARDDGVDGLNEVGLEVGRPVQAMLAQAGTVTDALDEWEDAVVETKYDGARVQIHRRADDAGDDGDSDGDNDTGDENDAGNENDAESAAVSLFSRNMEDVTDALPEIVEFVERAVDAPAILDGEVVAVDDEGDPLPFQEVLRRFRRKHDVARMREEVTLRLHAFDCLHADGDDLLEEPLVTRHDRLADVVDDDAAVSTLLRSADADEIAAFEADALDAGHEGIMLKDPESTYSPGNRGRHWLKRKPDVETLDLVVTGAEWGEGRRAQFLGTFLLSARDENGRYRTLGKVATGITDEQLAELTERLEPEIVSQDGREVELRPSTVFEVGYEEIQRSPTYSSGYALRFPRFLSVREDKSPEDADALARVERLAETQ; from the coding sequence ATGGAGTTCGCGGCGTTCGCAGACCGGGCGGCGGCTATCGAGGCGGAGTCGGCGGACCTCGAAATCGTCTCGCTGTTGGCGGAGACGTTTCTGGAGGCCGGGCCGGAGCTTCCGGTCGTCGCGCGGTTCGTCCAGGGGCGCGTCTTTCCCGCGTGGCGGTCGGCGACGCTCGACATCGGTCCGAGTCTCTGTTACGAGGCTATCGCGCGCGCCGCCGGCCGGAACGTAGACGCTTCGGACGTGGAGTCGAAACTCGCCGAGACCGGCGAAATCGGTGCCGTCGCCGCCAGTTACGAGTTCGGCGGCCAACGGGGTCTCGCCGCGTTCGGGACCGGGGGAGCGGCCGACCTGACCGTCGCCGAAGTAGACGAGACGCTCCGAGCGCTCGCGGCGGCGACGGGGTCGGGGAGCCAAGACCGGAAGGTCGACACCCTGTTCGGCCTGTTCAACCGCACGAGCCCGGAGGAGGCGCGCTATCTCGCGCGAATCGTCCTCTCGGAGATGCGCATCGGCGTCGGCGAAGGGGCGGTTCGAGACGCGATCTCGGAAGCGTTCGAGGTGCCCACCGAGAGCGTCGAACGTGCGCTCCAGGTGTCGAACGACTACGGTCACGTCGCCGAAATCGCCCGCGACGACGGCGTCGACGGCCTGAACGAGGTGGGTCTGGAAGTCGGCCGACCGGTGCAAGCGATGCTCGCGCAGGCCGGTACCGTCACCGACGCTCTCGACGAGTGGGAAGACGCCGTCGTCGAGACGAAGTACGACGGCGCGCGGGTCCAGATTCACCGCCGGGCCGACGACGCTGGCGACGACGGCGACAGTGATGGCGACAACGACACCGGCGACGAGAACGACGCCGGTAACGAGAACGACGCCGAGTCGGCTGCGGTGTCGCTGTTCTCCCGCAACATGGAGGACGTGACGGATGCCCTCCCCGAGATTGTCGAGTTCGTCGAACGCGCCGTCGACGCGCCCGCGATTCTCGACGGTGAAGTCGTCGCCGTCGACGACGAGGGCGACCCGCTGCCCTTCCAGGAGGTCCTGCGGCGGTTCCGTCGCAAACACGACGTCGCGCGGATGCGCGAGGAGGTGACGCTCAGGTTGCACGCCTTCGACTGTCTGCACGCCGACGGCGACGACTTGCTCGAAGAACCGCTCGTGACGCGTCACGACCGTCTCGCCGACGTCGTCGACGACGACGCGGCTGTCTCGACACTGCTTCGCTCGGCCGACGCCGACGAGATAGCCGCCTTCGAGGCCGACGCGCTCGACGCGGGTCACGAAGGCATCATGTTGAAAGACCCCGAGTCGACGTACTCGCCGGGCAACCGCGGGAGACACTGGCTGAAACGCAAACCGGACGTGGAGACGCTCGACCTCGTCGTCACGGGCGCGGAGTGGGGCGAGGGTCGGCGCGCGCAGTTTTTGGGGACGTTTCTGCTGTCGGCGCGCGACGAAAACGGCCGGTACCGCACGCTCGGGAAGGTCGCCACCGGCATCACCGACGAGCAACTCGCCGAGTTGACCGAACGCCTCGAACCCGAAATCGTCTCCCAGGACGGCCGCGAGGTGGAGCTTCGACCCTCGACGGTGTTCGAGGTCGGCTACGAGGAGATACAGCGGTCGCCGACGTACTCGTCGGGGTACGCGCTGCGGTTCCCGCGATTCCTCTCGGTGCGGGAGGATAAATCGCCCGAAGACGCCGACGCGCTCGCGCGGGTCGAACGACTCGCCGAGACGCAGTGA
- a CDS encoding FxLYD domain-containing protein: MHRRRFLALASGALVGLGGCTSSDTRPVDTTSEPTETENGVIDRLAGNDSGGSTDEDSPDIVVTSHELVTTDDTYRQSAAVLALMENVGPTPSGGIRVTARFFDEDDNPLDVATEYLIGLNPGETWKAYIPYYDDGVNVASHDLEAAFQVEPLPRVPEGIELLDSQLDTEDSEAVKAELTGRLRNVGEEPFEYLKAEAKFYADETTVLTSNYASTTNLETEDEWSFTVTYLPYDEEWASPITDYELHVVDSPY; the protein is encoded by the coding sequence ATGCATCGGAGGCGGTTCCTGGCGCTCGCGAGCGGTGCACTCGTTGGCCTCGGGGGCTGTACGTCGAGCGATACGCGACCCGTCGACACGACGTCCGAACCGACGGAGACCGAAAACGGCGTCATCGACCGGCTCGCGGGTAACGACAGCGGCGGCAGTACCGACGAGGATTCCCCCGACATCGTAGTCACCTCCCACGAACTCGTCACCACCGACGACACCTACCGTCAGTCGGCGGCCGTCCTCGCGCTGATGGAGAACGTCGGACCGACGCCTTCCGGGGGCATCCGCGTGACCGCGCGCTTCTTCGACGAGGACGACAACCCGCTCGACGTCGCCACCGAGTACCTCATCGGTCTCAACCCCGGCGAGACGTGGAAGGCGTACATCCCGTACTACGACGACGGGGTGAACGTCGCATCGCACGACCTCGAAGCGGCGTTCCAGGTCGAACCGCTCCCGCGCGTTCCGGAGGGAATCGAACTCCTCGACAGCCAACTCGACACCGAGGACTCCGAGGCCGTCAAGGCCGAACTCACCGGGAGACTCCGCAACGTCGGCGAGGAACCGTTCGAGTACCTCAAAGCCGAGGCGAAGTTCTACGCCGACGAGACGACGGTCCTCACCTCGAACTACGCGAGCACGACCAACCTCGAAACCGAAGACGAGTGGTCCTTCACGGTCACTTACCTCCCGTACGACGAAGAGTGGGCCAGCCCGATCACCGACTACGAGTTACACGTCGTCGATAGCCCCTACTGA
- a CDS encoding redoxin domain-containing protein, with the protein MVDIGDEAPDFTVPKAGGEAYNDLEAFTLSDAVADGPTVLVFYPAAFTSGCTAEMCAFRDSMGLFDDLDAQVYGVSVDLPFSQNVWIQQEAINFPMLSDWNHEVIHAYDVVLDDMYGTIEVAQRSVFVVDTDGVVTYKWVRDGENPDFDTLVSETGEAVEEATLASD; encoded by the coding sequence ATGGTCGACATCGGAGACGAAGCACCCGACTTCACAGTACCGAAAGCCGGCGGGGAGGCGTACAACGACCTCGAAGCGTTCACCCTCTCGGACGCCGTCGCGGACGGGCCGACAGTGCTCGTGTTCTACCCCGCGGCGTTCACCAGCGGCTGTACCGCGGAGATGTGCGCCTTTCGGGACTCGATGGGGCTGTTCGACGACCTCGACGCGCAGGTGTACGGCGTCAGCGTCGACTTACCGTTCTCGCAGAACGTCTGGATACAGCAGGAGGCGATCAACTTCCCGATGCTCTCGGACTGGAACCACGAGGTCATCCACGCCTACGACGTGGTGCTCGACGACATGTACGGGACGATAGAGGTGGCCCAGCGGAGCGTGTTCGTCGTCGACACCGACGGCGTCGTGACGTACAAGTGGGTACGGGACGGAGAGAACCCCGACTTCGATACGCTCGTCTCCGAGACGGGGGAGGCGGTCGAGGAGGCCACGCTCGCGTCGGACTGA
- the psmB gene encoding archaeal proteasome endopeptidase complex subunit beta: MRPPTSDFSGSDSPLDGNRSRVFGPELGEFPNAEQSSEPREGEMKTGTTTVGIKTEDGVVLATDMRASAGYMVASKDVQKVEEIHPTGALTIAGSVSAAQSLIRSLRAETRLYEARRGEEMSMTALSTLVGNFLRSGGFLIVSPILGGVDSEGSHVYSIDPAGGTTEEEYTVSGSGSQYALGVLEQDYDESLSLDEAKDVATRAIKSAVERDLASGNGINIAVVTEDGVDIERHKDIESLL; encoded by the coding sequence ATGCGTCCACCGACATCGGATTTCTCCGGGAGCGACAGTCCCCTCGACGGTAACCGTTCACGAGTGTTCGGGCCGGAACTCGGCGAGTTCCCGAACGCCGAGCAGTCGTCGGAACCGCGCGAAGGCGAGATGAAAACCGGGACGACCACCGTCGGCATCAAAACCGAGGACGGCGTCGTTCTCGCGACCGACATGCGCGCCAGCGCCGGCTACATGGTGGCGAGCAAAGACGTCCAGAAGGTCGAAGAGATTCACCCGACGGGTGCGCTCACCATCGCCGGGTCGGTGTCGGCCGCGCAGTCGCTCATCCGCTCGCTCCGCGCGGAGACGCGCCTCTACGAGGCCCGCCGCGGCGAGGAGATGAGCATGACCGCGCTGTCGACGCTCGTCGGTAACTTCCTGCGCTCGGGCGGCTTCCTCATCGTCAGCCCCATCCTCGGCGGCGTCGACTCCGAGGGTTCGCACGTCTACAGCATCGACCCCGCCGGCGGCACCACCGAGGAGGAGTACACCGTCAGCGGTTCCGGTTCGCAGTACGCTCTCGGTGTGCTCGAACAGGACTACGACGAGAGCCTCTCGCTCGACGAGGCCAAAGACGTCGCGACTCGCGCCATCAAGAGCGCCGTCGAACGTGACCTGGCCTCCGGCAACGGCATCAACATCGCCGTCGTCACCGAAGACGGCGTCGACATCGAGCGACACAAAGATATCGAGTCGCTGCTGTAG
- a CDS encoding DUF555 domain-containing protein, which produces MSNYLVAMEAAWLVRDVKDIDDAIGVAVSEAGKRLNQQNKEYVEVEVGATPCPACGEPFDSAFIAANTALVGLLLEIDVFNADGEKHAARIAKSEVGGALRDVPLSVIDIVETEEEDE; this is translated from the coding sequence ATGAGCAACTACCTCGTAGCGATGGAGGCGGCCTGGCTCGTACGTGACGTGAAAGACATCGACGACGCCATCGGCGTCGCCGTCAGCGAAGCGGGCAAGCGCCTCAACCAGCAGAACAAGGAGTACGTGGAAGTCGAAGTCGGCGCGACGCCGTGCCCGGCCTGCGGCGAACCGTTCGACTCGGCGTTCATCGCGGCCAACACGGCGCTCGTCGGCCTGCTCCTCGAAATCGACGTGTTCAACGCCGACGGCGAGAAGCACGCCGCCCGCATCGCCAAGAGCGAAGTCGGCGGCGCGCTCCGCGACGTGCCGCTGTCGGTCATCGACATCGTCGAGACCGAAGAGGAAGACGAGTAA
- a CDS encoding CBS domain-containing protein: MELPTPQDLRERRNTLGLTQSALADAAGVSQPLIARIEGGDVDPRLSTLRRIVEALDEAEGDVLRAGDIMNETVIHVEPDSSVREAVDAMEEEAYSQLPVLQSGIPVGSISQSDVIRGGDNVGDKPVSELMSESFPTVARDATVDEVRNLLDHYKAVMVTEGGETVGIITEADVAAQLS; the protein is encoded by the coding sequence ATGGAACTCCCGACGCCGCAGGACCTGCGCGAACGCAGGAACACGCTGGGGCTGACCCAGAGCGCGCTGGCGGACGCCGCCGGCGTCTCCCAACCGCTCATCGCCCGCATCGAGGGCGGTGACGTCGACCCCCGACTGTCGACGCTCCGCCGCATCGTCGAGGCGCTCGACGAGGCCGAAGGCGACGTGCTCCGCGCCGGCGACATCATGAACGAGACGGTCATCCACGTCGAACCGGACTCCTCGGTCCGGGAGGCCGTCGACGCGATGGAGGAGGAGGCGTACTCGCAACTGCCCGTGCTCCAGTCGGGGATTCCGGTCGGCTCCATCAGCCAGTCGGACGTCATCCGCGGCGGCGACAACGTCGGCGACAAGCCGGTGAGCGAACTGATGAGCGAGTCGTTCCCCACCGTCGCCCGCGACGCCACCGTCGACGAAGTTCGCAACCTCCTGGACCACTACAAGGCCGTGATGGTGACCGAGGGCGGCGAGACGGTCGGCATCATCACCGAAGCCGACGTGGCCGCGCAGCTCTCGTAG
- the purM gene encoding phosphoribosylformylglycinamidine cyclo-ligase → MGDDEELTYSDAGVDIGASEAATAALVSAVGDSEGDYAGLLDIGDRYLALATDGVGTKLLVAEALSDYSTVGIDCIAMNANDLVAAGVRPVAFVDYLAVDEPDETFAEQVGEGLAAGADEADVELVGGETAVMPEVINGLDLAGTCAGLAAKDDIFEGHAEPGDALVGFRSSGIHSNGLTLARKAATKNHDYDDPFPGDGYETVGEALLEPTRLYTDLLDPMREHGVRGAAHVTGGGWTNLERLGENRYVVDDAFDPQPVFEFVQSEGNVSDEEMHRTFNMGTGFVAALDPGDAEALAEATDGRVIGRVEDGSGVSIRGLEL, encoded by the coding sequence ATGGGAGACGACGAGGAACTCACGTACTCGGACGCCGGCGTCGACATCGGGGCCAGCGAGGCGGCGACGGCTGCGCTCGTATCGGCCGTCGGCGACAGCGAGGGCGACTACGCCGGACTGCTCGACATCGGCGACCGGTACCTCGCGCTGGCGACCGACGGCGTCGGGACGAAGCTGCTGGTCGCCGAGGCGCTCTCGGACTACTCGACGGTCGGCATCGACTGCATCGCCATGAACGCGAACGACCTCGTCGCCGCCGGCGTGCGACCGGTCGCGTTCGTCGACTACCTCGCGGTCGACGAACCCGACGAGACGTTCGCCGAACAGGTGGGCGAAGGACTCGCCGCCGGTGCCGACGAGGCGGACGTCGAACTCGTCGGCGGCGAGACGGCGGTGATGCCCGAGGTCATCAACGGACTCGACCTCGCGGGCACGTGTGCGGGCCTCGCAGCCAAAGACGACATCTTCGAGGGCCACGCCGAACCCGGCGACGCGCTCGTCGGTTTTCGGTCCTCCGGCATCCACTCGAACGGCCTGACGCTCGCGCGGAAGGCGGCGACGAAGAACCACGACTACGACGACCCGTTCCCCGGTGACGGCTACGAGACGGTCGGCGAGGCGCTGTTGGAACCGACGCGACTCTACACCGACCTGCTGGACCCGATGCGCGAGCACGGCGTCCGCGGCGCGGCCCACGTCACCGGCGGCGGGTGGACGAACCTCGAACGCCTCGGCGAGAACCGCTACGTCGTCGACGACGCGTTCGACCCGCAGCCCGTGTTCGAGTTCGTGCAGTCGGAAGGCAACGTCTCCGACGAGGAGATGCACCGGACGTTCAACATGGGCACCGGGTTCGTCGCGGCGCTCGACCCCGGGGACGCAGAAGCGCTGGCGGAGGCGACCGACGGGCGCGTAATCGGTCGCGTCGAGGACGGCTCCGGCGTTTCGATACGCGGGTTAGAGCTGTAG